In a genomic window of Carassius gibelio isolate Cgi1373 ecotype wild population from Czech Republic chromosome A3, carGib1.2-hapl.c, whole genome shotgun sequence:
- the gcgra gene encoding glucagon receptor — protein sequence MSQVFLLLTLLSFSSCIQVSTAASLKTLMARWIMYRDECFRNISREPPMTGLVCNRTFDKYACWPDALPNTTVSVACPWYLPWHKEVRHGFVYLECDEDGQYSKQKNASECLSHDPAQINMQHHGRVLSQFRTMYTIGYSLSLGALVLALGILVAFRKLHCMRNNIHMNLFASFILRASSILIKDAMLERPDDFHVGQDFTTELEVEWLVKNETAVGCRVAMVMMQYSILANNYWLLVEGIYLHSLLVVTVLTERNYFGIYQCIGWGVPLIFVLPWVIMKYLYENEECWVQNINMEYWWIIRSPILLAVLINFFIFIHIIKILVSKLRAHQMRYSDYKLRLAKSTLTLIPLLGIHSVLFSFVTDESTSHGALSLRLTKLFIDLFFNSFQGLLVAILYCFVNKEVQSEILKKWRRWKLGRDIEEEYRHTYSQSLQMKSGSILVPPTNLSQLPDIATTTSRLGSPEEKQMLVSSSQNGMGPGLQFTSTPQDSSTCSSITEDIVMVDRGKCCSVQQGNAKSNL from the exons ATGTCACAAGTATTCCTCCTTCTGACCCTGCTCAGTTTCTCCTCCTGCATCCAG GTGTCAACTGCTGCATCCCTCAAAACATTGATGGCAAGATGGATAATGTATCGAGATGAATGTTTTCGAAATATTAGCAGAGAACCGCCGATGACCG GTCTTGTGTGCAACAGAACATTTGATAAGTATGCCTGCTGGCCGGATGCCCTGCCCAATACTACAGTGAGTGTGGCCTGCCCCTGGTACCTGCCCTGGCACAAAGAAG tccGACATGGGTTTGTGTATCTGGAGTGTGATGAAGATGGACAGTATAGCAAACAGAAGAACGCCAGCGAATGTCTATCACATGACCCCGCACAAATCAACATG CAACACCACGGACGGGTCCTCAGTCAGTTCAGGACCATGTACACCATTGGATATTCCCTGTCTCTCGGGGCACTGGTGCTGGCATTGGGCATCCTGGTAGCGTTTAG GAAGCTGCACTGCATGAGAAACAACATCCACATGAACTTGTTTGCCTCCTTCATCCTGCGAGCCTCTTCTATTCTCATCAAAGATGCCATGTTAGAAAGGCCTGATGACTTCCATGTTGGTCAGGACTTCACCACTGAACTGGAGGTGGAGTGGCTGGTTAAAAACGAG ACGGCGGTCGGCTGCAGAGTTGCAATGGTGATGATGCAGTACAGTATACTAGCTAACAACTACTGGCTGCTGGTGGAGGGCATCTACCTGCACAGCCTTCTGGTCGTGACAGTCCTGACGGAGAGGAATTACTTCGGCATCTACCAGTGTATTGGCTGGG ggGTCCCTCTGATATTCGTGTTGCCGTGGGTGATCATGAAGTACTTGTATGAGAATGAAGA ATGCTGGGTGCAGAATATTAACATGGAGTACTGGTGGATAATTCGTTCGCCAATCCTGCTGGCCGTGTTG aTTAACTTTTTCATCTTCATACACATCATCAAGATCCTCGTGTCCAAATTGAGGGCGCACCAAATGAGATATTCTGACTACAAGCTCCG GCTTGCTAAGTCAACCCTCACCCTGATTCCATTACTTGGGATCCATTCGGTCCTGTTTTCATTTGTTACTGATGAGTCTACCTCACATGGTGCTCTATCCCTGCGCCTCACAAAGCTCTTCATCGACCTCTTCTTCAACTCCTTCCAG GGGCTGCTGGTAGCCATCTTATATTGCTTCGTCAACAAGGAG GTTCAGTCTGAGATTCTGAAGAAATGGAGACGTTGGAAGCTTGGGAGGGACATTGAGGAGGAGTACCGTCACACCTACAGCCAGTCCCTTCAGATGAAGAGTGGCAGCATCTTGGTCCCTCCTACCAACCTCTCGCAGCTGCCTGATATCGCTACCACTACCTCCCGGCTGGGCAGTCCAGAAGAGAAGCAGATGTTGGTGTCCAGCAGCCAGAATGGTATGGGTCCTGGATTGCAGTTCACCTCCACACCACAAGATAGTTCCACCTGCAGTTCGATAACAGAGGACATAGTCATGGTGGACAGGGGAAAGTGTTGTAGCGTTCAACAGGGCAATGCGAAGAGCAACCTGTGA